The DNA sequence GCACACCCTAAGAATCCGACCACTCTCTATGCAGCAGGAAAAGCTGCTGCAGACTTAGCTGTTGAGACATATGTCAGGATGTATGATTTAGATGCATTTATTGTCAGACCGTTCAATAATTACGGTCCCAGACAGAACTATAAAGGGCCGATGGCAGGTGTTATACCTATAACTGCTTATCGTATTTTGAATGGAATTCCGCTTGAAATACATGGTTCAGGTAGGCAGAGCCGCGATTTTATTTACGTACATGATACTGTAGATGCAATAATTAATGTTTTTCCACTGCTTGGGGCCGGAGAGTCTGTCAATATTTCAACTCACCATCAGGTTGCTATTGGCGATCTCATTAAGCTTGTTGCAGATAAGATGGATTATACTGGTGAAATCCTGCAAAAGCCTGCCCGCAATTCAGATGTCCTTTGCCATAATGCAAGCAATGAAAAATTGTGCGGAATGATTGATTATAATCTTACTTCTTTTGAGGAAGGCTTAGAGAAAACTTTGCAGTGGTATGTAAATAGAATTGTGAAAATAGGATATAGTTGTGTACCACGCTGACTAATATAAAATAAGTTATTGCATGAGTAATTATTAAATTGGAAACGTGGTGATAACTAATACGTTGTTTAAAATAGCAATTGTATTTTACCTAAAAACGATCTAACAAAGTGGCTTATAGTTAAAGTGGCTTTGGTTCGTATAACTAACTGCTTATGAGGTATGCACTTGAAAAAAGGTAAACCTACTCTCGCAATTATCATTCCCTGTTATAATGAAGAAGAGACGCTACCATTAGCTTTTGAAAAGTTAAATAAATTATTAGAAAATTTAGTAACACAGCAAATTATTTCGCAGAAAAGTTTTCTTTTTTTTGTTGATGATGGGAGCAAAGATAAAACTTGGGAAATGATTCATTCTGCAAATTTTGTTAATCATTCTATCCGTGGATTAAAACTTTCTACAAATGCAGGCCATCAAAACGCTTTGCTTGCAGGAATGAGTAGTGTTTGCGAAGAAATTGATTGTATTATTTCTATCGATGCAGATCTACAAGATGATATATACGCTATACCTAAGATGCTGGAGTTCTTTAGGGAAGGAAATGATATTGTTTATGGCGTAAGATCTGATCGTAAGACCGATTCTTTTTTTAAACGAAAAACAGCTGAGTGGTTTTATAGTTTGGCAGGAAAAATTGGAATCGAAATAAAGCCGAACCATGCCGATTTTCGTTTGATGAGCAGGAGAGCTTAAGCCGCTTTAAGTGAGTTTCAAGAGTCAAATGTTTTTTTGCGGGCTATTTGTCCTCAGCTCGGTTTTAAAAGCGCAGATGTATATTATTGTCGCAAAAAGAGATACTATGGTGAAACTAAGTATCCTTTTTTTAAAATGATTAGCTTTGCCTGGAATGGAATATCTTCTTTTAGTGTTGTACCGTTACGATTATCTGGTGTGTTGGGAGCTATGGCTCTTATCGTCACAGCAATTCTTACAATTTCTACTTTGGGTGAGTATGTAGCTGGGAATACAATTCCTGGATGGACATCACTTATGATTGTGATTTTGTTTTTTAGTTCAGTCCAACTGATTTGTATTGCAGTACTTGGTGAGTATCTTGGTAAAATATTTACAGAAACAAAAAGAAGACCTCGATATATTATTGAAGAAAAAATATAGGTGATCAATGCACATTTATGATGAAATTTTTTTTGACTATATTGAGTCTGGATCTTTAGCGTCAGCAGACGAAATTATACCAATCCTGATAGATACTCTATCTCCAAGATCTATTTTAGATGTCGGTTGTGGGCGGGGCGCTTGGTGTTCAAAATGGATTGAACACGGTATTCAGGATACATATGGAGTAGACGGTGAATACGTTAGCAAAGACAAACTTAAATTTTTAAATGAACATTTTATAACTAAAAATTTAGCATCTAGTTTTAATTTAGGGCGTAAGTATGATCTTGTAGTATCACTTGAAGTTGCTGAGCATATTCCTGAAGTTGATTCAGATATGTTTATCCATAATTTAGTTCAACATGGAAAAGTTATTCTGTTTTCAGCAGCAACCCCAGCAATCGATCATCTTCTTTTTGCCGTACAGATTTGGGCTGTTTAAGCCACGCATAAAATCCACTCCGATGAACATCCATCATGTGGCACAAATTGCGGACTGCGAATTTGTCTTGATGATCCCGGATAAACGCATACCTCATAGGGATTCTTTGGCGAAGTATGCTGTGGCCTTTTTTAGAATGTCTCGTTCTTCGGTTACGCGTTTCAATTCTGCGCGAAGACGTTTTATTTCACCGTGTTGATCATCGAGATGAGCTGCATGGACTTCTCCAGAGCCGTACTTCTTGCGCCAAGCATACAGACTATGAGTACTGACCCCCAATCGTTTAGAGACATCCTGAACAGGATAGCCGTGTTCAGTTATTTGTTTTACCGCTTCGATTTTAAATTCATCTGTATAACGAATGTCACCCATTGCATCCTCCTGAGGTTACATTTTCATAACTCAGGAGTGTCTACAAAACTAGGGGCGATTCATAGTGAAGGTATTTTATTCTTAGAGCAGGACTCTTTTAGTTTAAGTAAATCACTTAGGGATCAAGTAGAATTGCTCTCATTTCTAGATGTCTTAGAGCATGTTGAAAACCCTAAAGAGTTTATAAATAAGCACATTAAATATTTTCCAAATGCGAAATGGATTATTGTTACTTTACCTGCAAGACAAGAAATCTATTCTAATTATGACTTATTTTTTAATCACTACAAAAGATACTCTCTTGAAGATTGTAATCTACTTTTTAATGAGAAAAAAATGTTAACATGCCAATATTTCTTTCATCTTTTGTATTTTCCTGCTCTTTTGTTAAAGTTGATGGGAATGAAGAGGAAAACAAGGATAAGTCCACCGCCTAAATTAAATTTTATGTTGAAATACGTACATACACTATTGGCTAAATATTTTATCGTTGAATCACGAATTATTCCCAAAAAATTTTTTGGATCTTCTATCCTATGTGTCATTGAACTTTGAACTTTTTTCTTACTTTCCTAAAAACTAATGGTGTTACATAGAGGCTAAGACATTCTCAATTTTTGCATCGGAGTGATGCCCAAATCCTCATATTGAGCCGTTCGTTGTTATGTCCAGAGCCATTTGGTCGCGTAATCCTGTGAAGTCTTCCAGTACGCGAGTTACCCTTCCTGCGGAAAACTCGTATCGACTCCTATCGTTAAACATTCTCGACTGAAATCATCAAGCACATTGAAAGTCTTGAGCCGTGCGCCTTCCCCCATTGTAGCCACGTACTACAAGTGGAAGTCCAAGTACGGTGGCATGGAAGCTTCCGATATTCGCCGCCTGAAGGATCTTGAAGAAGAGAATCGTAAACTCAAGAACATGTTTGCCAACTTGAGCCTTGAAAACAAAGCTCTTAAGGATGTCATAGCAAAAAAGCCTAAAGCCAGCTGAGAAGCGTGAGCTTGTTGACTACCTTCGTAACGAATTTTGTCTCAGTATTCGACAAGCATGCTGTGCGTTGCGTTTAAGCCGCTCAGTATATTGCTACGAGCCGAAGCCGCGGATGATTCGTTAATTATTGAAAGGCTTCTTAAGCTGGCTGACCGGTATCCCCGTTACGGGTTCAGAAAATTATTTTTCCTGCTACGCAAGCAAGGACATCGCTGGAACCATAAAAAGGTTTATCGAGTTTACTGCATGCTTAAAATGAATTTCCGGCGAAAGGGTAAGAAACGCTTACCATCCCGGAGTCCTCAAACATTGGCAGTTCCGCCGAATGTCAATGTATTCGGGGTTCGGGTTACAGTTTATTTAACAAAATTAAAACTAAATGTTAAATTTAAAAAGAGTTCTGTGCTAGTTCACAATAAACCAATATGGGGTAGATTCCATGAACACTTCAGTTCCTTTTTCCCTGTATGCACCAATAATGTAGCAAGTCTCTCCTGTTGACTCAAAGGTAATATTTAATTTCGGAACATTGGTAGATATTCTTCTGGCCTGTTTTTTAGTTACATTTACAACTAGCCACGTATATTCTAAATCTCTTATTTTAGAGAAAGGTGTAAATTCGAAAATATATTTACCCTGATCTAGGCTTGTTGGATTAATTGACATTTTAGGTTCATTAAGCTTTATGACAACAAGATCGCCATCAGCAGCTACTGATCCTTCTGCTGGATATATAGGCATACTTAAAGCTTTTGTCGAAGCTCTTATGAATTCGTCAGTTGTTGATATATGGTTTATTTTATAACCTAATAAGGACATTATCATTGAAAATTTATGACTTTGGTTAGGTCTACTCAGGCCAACAAAATTACCAGAATATCCAGAATTTAATTCATCAAACGGGGAATTCGTTTCTAATTTTAAAACTTTATTGGGTAATGTGCCAATAAGTGCAATTTTAGAACTTGCTGAGAAATTGCTTGTTTTTTCTACCCTAGAAAAGATGCGGTTTACTGTTGAAAATGTCGCGCGAGTGATAAGAGCAGCTTTATAATATTGAGTATTATCCCTATTGCAAAACATAATAATGAAAATCATAATTACTATTGAGGATATATTTTTTGTCCAATTTGAAAATTCAGAGACAATGGTAAATGAAAGGATAATAACTATAACTATTCCAAAGGTTTGTAGGATGTTGACTTCGGCAAGAGGGGCAACGAAAATTGTAACAAAAGCCATAATAAGCGTTAAAATTATAAGTAAATAACGGATGACAATATTTATAATTTTTTTTCTAGTAAAGTTTTTGAATTCAGATCTAAATGTAATTAGGAGGATACTTAGGCAAAGTATCGTAAGGAGAAAAACGTAAAAGCAATTTGGCATTCGGATAAAATTATTATCAAAAAAGCGCCAGTATGTAGTATATAGTTTTTTTATTGTAGAAAAAGATAGACTCACACGACCCATTTTATCTGCACCTTGATTCGCAGCAAGTCCAGTATGATAATACAAAGTGGAAATTTTTACTGCAACAATGTATAATGTCGCCGATACTATCCCAAACAGTATAAATCTCGATGTTTTCTTTAATAAATAAGTGATTTCTTTTTTCTTAGTCAGATCATTACGAAGTGCGTATATGATAAGAATAGAAGAACATAGAGTCGCTGCTACAGATAAATAGGCTTGGTATGATCCAAGTGAAAGCATCAGAAGCACTGAACCAATGAAAAAATTATACCACCCTTCTTTATTTGCATAATATACAGATAAGGTTGATAAGAAGGCAGCAACGCCATAGACTAAAATAGAAAAAGTATAAGTAATACCGACAGAAAATGCAGGGTATGAAATAAATAAACCAGCTATTAGCGATTTTGTAATTGTAGATTTAGTTGAAACTAAATTAGCAATAAGAACACCAGAAGACGCAACAAGCAAAATAAAAAGTAAAACCTGAAAAAATTGAAATGGCTGGCATTCGATGCTTCCATAAATTATATCTGAAAAAAAACGTCCTGAAAGAAAAAAACCTATAAATCCACTTAACGAGCTATCTTCATTTACAAAAAGATTAACCAACGCTGATCCGTGAGCACAAAACCCTATAAAAATTGCAAATAAGAATGCGATTCTATCACTTTTCGTAATATTTTGAAAACTATTGGTAATGAAGTCACCAAGATCAAAATCTCTAATTTTTAAAAGAAAATCTGTTTTCATAGTTTAACTCGTTTTGATGTATTAATATAAAAATAAAATGGTTAGCGGATCTATAAATTAAAATTAAAATTTTGAAAAGATATTAATGTTCATGCTTACTCCTCCAAAAACATCTTACAACTCAAAAAAGAGAACAGAAATTTACTGTAGCTGTTGGATAAAGTTTCTTCCTGAAGTAGTCTTTCAATTTTCTCCTTTTTGATTACGTCGAAGATTGGGCTGTCATCGAGCAATTGTTCGCGTACAGCCTTATTTTTAACATCTAGTAGTTCAAGGATTGAAGCGTTAAAGCCAACTTTACGCCTGCATTCGATAATGGAATCGGGGACTATGCCTTTCATAGCATCGCGCAGTACTTTTTTATTATATCCGTCACGGATTAGATGTCTGGTAGGAATTGTATTGCAGAAGTCTACCAGATTGCGGTCTAAAAACGGTGACCGGTTTTCAATTGAACGGTACATGGCGTTCATGTCATCTTCATGCAGGATCACAGGAATAGCTTCATAACAAAGTTCATTAAGCATTCTGCTTCGCATTGTATCTGCACAGTATTTTTGCTCACTGAATTCTTCTGAAAAATCATCTTTTAAAAATTGGGCAAAAACATCGTTGTTAAGATAGATGTGAGTCCGTTCGTTTTCATTATTCACGAAAACTAGAGGGTCCTGAAGAACCGGGTTGCGCACAATTGGCTTTATGTGCCGTTCCCAGTTTTTAAGAGTTTCTTCATAAAGCCCATGCTTCGCATTTTCTATATACATCTGAGCTATATGCAGGCTGTAATGGTCATAGTATCCGGAAAATATTTCATCGGCGGCAGTTCCGCTTATTGAAACCTTGTATCCATTACCTGCGATCGCCTTCATTAAGAGGCCATGTACATAGTACGAGATCGTATAAATAGGAGCATCGTGGTACCTGACCAGATTGCGCATGCCTTCCAGGAATCCATCAGTACATAAGGGGATGGCTGTATGTTTAACGCCCAGAGTTTTTTTAACTTCATTAACAAGCTCTTCTTCGGCGTAGCGAGCATCTTTACTTACAATTGTGAAGCCGTGAACATCATAATTAAGTTCTTTTTTTGCGATGCTGATCAAAGAATTAGAGTCAACTCCTCCGCTCATACAAAAAGCAAGTGGCACGTCAGCACGCAAGCGCAGTTTAACTGAGTTTATTAACTTCTCACGAGTAGTGGATACTGCTTCCTCGTACGTCATAGTCTCATTTGGGGTGAATTGTGGTTTCCAGTAGCTTTTAATGTTTTTTTGACCTGCTGTGTCAATTCTCATAAAAGAGGCCGGAGAAAGCTCTGTAATGTCTTCGTAGAAGCACTTGCCACTTTTATATAGAGATTTATAGCCATTAACCAAAAAACGTTGGATATGAGTGATATCAGCTTTAAATTCTCGTCCGGAAAGGGCCGTGATGAATTTTACTTCTGAGGCAAAGAAGATACCTTGTCCATTGTCATAAATATAAAGAGGCTTTTCCCCAAATCGATCACGACAAAGGATTAACTCACCACTGCGTTCATTATACTTAGCGAATGCCCACATGCCTTCGCAGGCATCGATGCTTTCCATGCCATTAATGCTGAGTTGAGCCAGCAAAATTTCTGTATCGCTTTCTGTTTTTGGATTGAATCCATTTTGTTCTAGGGATTTAGAAAGTTCTTTGTAGTTATAAAGCTCTCCGTTGAAAGTCAGTATATCCTGTCCAATTTTAAACGGCTGGGCAGAGCGCATATCAAGATCAATAATAGAAAGGCGTGAGTGCAGCAGGCAGACATGACGGTCTTTGCCAAAGGAATGACTATAAGTTCCTGTCCCGTCCGGGCCGCGCCGGTCCATAACTGAAAGGCAATGGTCCATGCGTCGTTTAGAAATAATTTCTCTGCCGATATAACCTGCGATCCCACACATTAGATAACATCCTCGGTTTTGAACAATTCGCCGTCAATAAGATTACGAGTAGCTTTTCGTCCAATAATCATTGCTGATTTGTCCGGGGTGATACCAGTACCAGGGCGTACCCAACGAATATTGTCAGATTCAACTATAGAGCCTTCGGCAATATTTCCACGGGCAGCAGCGGAACGTCTGATAAGGACGCGGTTACCTGATTCACAGTTGGCGACAGTAATATCACCGGAACCGAGCAGTGCTTCTGCTGAACGTATTTTTTCAACCATGAGTTTGAATTCATTTGGATCAGCGGAAAGCTGGTGGTCTCTGAATTCAGAATAGTTTTTATCAACAGTAAAATGTTTTTCAATGATTCTGGCCCCAAGGCCGATGCTCAATACAGCAGCATCAATGCCGAGAGTATGATCTGAATATCCGGCGACATACCCTGTTTTTGCAAGTGTGGATACAGCTTTTAAGTTGGCTTCATTTACAGGAGTAGGATAGCTGGATACACAGTGCAGCAAAGCGAGTCCGGGAGATTTAATGCCGGCTTTTTCCCAGCAGGATTCTATATATTTGCAGGAATTCAACACTTCTTCTTCACTTGCCGCGCCTGTAGACATTATGATCGGTTTTCCTGTTGCAGCAATTTCTTTTAATAACGGGTAGAAGGTCACATCGCAGGAAGCCACTTTAAAGGCCGGAACAAACTTGTTTAATTCTCTAACTGTTATTTCATCAAAAGGAGAGGACATGAACAGTGCTCCTTCCTTTTTAGCTAAAGCGGAAAGTTCAGCAAACTGCTCGTAGGAAAATTGGAATTTTTCAAGCATAGCCAGTCTTTCTAGTTGATCAGAAGAGACCAGTTCACATGGAACGATGGTCTGAAATTTAACTGCATCAGCGCCAGCAGCGACAGCCTTGATGACCATGTTTTTGGCCAGCTCAAAGTCCCCTTCATGATTATTGCCGATTTCAGCAATGATGAAGATTTTTTTGTCAGTATCAAAATTTGAAATTTTCATGCGTAAGTCTCCTAGGATCGGTCCGCGTGACGGTGAACTATATATTTTGTTTCAAAGGGCATAAAATCTGCTGCACTATAGCAACGCATAGATGCAATATTCGCAATTTGTGTCCCAACATTGAGGGTATGTCCAAGATATTCATTTTCAAAGTAGCTGAGCAGCGATTGCCCTATGCCCTGTTTCTGAAAGGCTTTTGAAACGCAGACCAGATCTATGATTGCTTTTTTGTTGTCACTGTCATGGATAATGCTCAGAAAACCGGCTACCTTGCCATTTTTTTCGGCAATAAGCATGTCGTCACCACGCTTGTTCCTGAAATAATTTGCAATCCATTCCCGCTTGATCTCGTTAGCAATGGAGTTTGGAATCAGCGGGTCTAAATGAAATCTCGTGTATAGAAAATTTTTTTGAGCAATTGCACAGACTTCATCTTCATCAGCAGGGAGAGCATGTCTCAGAATCAGCTCATTCGGAATAGAGTCTATTTTTTTTACGGCCTTTTTTTCAAATGAAATTCTGGTATCTACCAGATTAAAGCCGTGTTTTTCAAGAAAATGTAATTCCTCAACATCGTCTGTTGCTGTAAGTCCGTATATAAAACCATACTCGTTGAGTTGCTGCAGGATTGTTTTAGAATCCATAAGTTCTGCAACAGAAGTAAGTTTATAGCATTCAACGCCGAGTTTTTCTGAAATCCATTTGTCGTGCTTCAACATGGTGTACCTCTATCTTTATTGTTTATGCTAAAAAGCTGCGCCTGCAAAAAAACAGGCGCAGCTTATGATTAGTTCTATCTAATAATTTAGAATACTTCTTTGAGGCCTTTTTTAACGACTTCAACAATATATTCCATATCTTCAATATCAAGATGAGGAGCAACCGGCAGTGCTATTGAACCATAGCTGATTGCGCTTGCAACAGGGAATTCGTCACCTGTTACAGGGTATTTTTCTTTGTAATATGTGAAGTATGGTACAGGGCTTGGATAGTAAACACTTGTGCCTACACCCTGATCATTTATGAATTTAACCAACTTAGAGCGGTCCTGACGGATATCTTCGTTCAGAATCATGCTGAAGCAGTAATAGCTGTTGGTAAAGTCTTCACCTGCTTTTTCAAAAAGAGTGATTCCTTCAACTCCTTCAAGTCCTGCATACAGAGCTTCGAAGTTGGCTTTTCTTTTTTCTAGAAAACCGTCAATGCGTTTCATCTGCTCTATACCGATGGCAGCCTGCAATTCATTCATCCGGTAGTTGAATCCGAGATCGGTAACATCGTAGATACCCGGTTCTTTGCGCTCAGTTACATTACGGTCTACACCGAATGCTTTTTTATGGACCAGGCGTTTGGCGAGGTCTTCATGTTTAGTAATGACAACGCCGCCTTCAGCCGTTGTGATATGCTTGACCGGGTAGAATGAGTACGCTCCGGCATCGCCCCAAAGACCTACATGGCGGCCTTTATAGCGTCCGCCAATGGCAAGAGCACAATCTTCAATTACTTTCAGACCGTGTTTTTCTGCAATGGCACAGACTTTATCCATAGCTACGGGCAGACCGAGAAAGTGGACGACACTGATAGCTTTTGTACGCGAGGTAATGCGTTCTTCAATTTTATCAATGTCGATGTTTCCGCTTTTAATTTCAGCATCAACAAATACAGGTTTAGCACCGCAAAGTTCAACAGCGTGGGCTGTTGCAACGTGAGTCTGTGCAGGAACAATAACTTCATCGCCAGCTTTAAGACCCATATCAAAATAGCAAAGGTGCAGACCTGCTGTGCATGAAGATACAGATACGGCAGCATTAGCGCCTGTGTAAGATGCAAAGTCAGCTTCAAATTCTTTTGCAAT is a window from the Maridesulfovibrio zosterae DSM 11974 genome containing:
- a CDS encoding DegT/DnrJ/EryC1/StrS family aminotransferase — protein: MRKILFGRPIIGDEERNAVQKVLQGTMLVHGPIAKEFEADFASYTGANAAVSVSSCTAGLHLCYFDMGLKAGDEVIVPAQTHVATAHAVELCGAKPVFVDAEIKSGNIDIDKIEERITSRTKAISVVHFLGLPVAMDKVCAIAEKHGLKVIEDCALAIGGRYKGRHVGLWGDAGAYSFYPVKHITTAEGGVVITKHEDLAKRLVHKKAFGVDRNVTERKEPGIYDVTDLGFNYRMNELQAAIGIEQMKRIDGFLEKRKANFEALYAGLEGVEGITLFEKAGEDFTNSYYCFSMILNEDIRQDRSKLVKFINDQGVGTSVYYPSPVPYFTYYKEKYPVTGDEFPVASAISYGSIALPVAPHLDIEDMEYIVEVVKKGLKEVF
- a CDS encoding N-acetylneuraminate synthase family protein — its product is MKISNFDTDKKIFIIAEIGNNHEGDFELAKNMVIKAVAAGADAVKFQTIVPCELVSSDQLERLAMLEKFQFSYEQFAELSALAKKEGALFMSSPFDEITVRELNKFVPAFKVASCDVTFYPLLKEIAATGKPIIMSTGAASEEEVLNSCKYIESCWEKAGIKSPGLALLHCVSSYPTPVNEANLKAVSTLAKTGYVAGYSDHTLGIDAAVLSIGLGARIIEKHFTVDKNYSEFRDHQLSADPNEFKLMVEKIRSAEALLGSGDITVANCESGNRVLIRRSAAARGNIAEGSIVESDNIRWVRPGTGITPDKSAMIIGRKATRNLIDGELFKTEDVI
- a CDS encoding GNAT family N-acetyltransferase — protein: MLKHDKWISEKLGVECYKLTSVAELMDSKTILQQLNEYGFIYGLTATDDVEELHFLEKHGFNLVDTRISFEKKAVKKIDSIPNELILRHALPADEDEVCAIAQKNFLYTRFHLDPLIPNSIANEIKREWIANYFRNKRGDDMLIAEKNGKVAGFLSIIHDSDNKKAIIDLVCVSKAFQKQGIGQSLLSYFENEYLGHTLNVGTQIANIASMRCYSAADFMPFETKYIVHRHADRS
- a CDS encoding glucosyltransferase domain-containing protein, translated to MKTDFLLKIRDFDLGDFITNSFQNITKSDRIAFLFAIFIGFCAHGSALVNLFVNEDSSLSGFIGFFLSGRFFSDIIYGSIECQPFQFFQVLLFILLVASSGVLIANLVSTKSTITKSLIAGLFISYPAFSVGITYTFSILVYGVAAFLSTLSVYYANKEGWYNFFIGSVLLMLSLGSYQAYLSVAATLCSSILIIYALRNDLTKKKEITYLLKKTSRFILFGIVSATLYIVAVKISTLYYHTGLAANQGADKMGRVSLSFSTIKKLYTTYWRFFDNNFIRMPNCFYVFLLTILCLSILLITFRSEFKNFTRKKIINIVIRYLLIILTLIMAFVTIFVAPLAEVNILQTFGIVIVIILSFTIVSEFSNWTKNISSIVIMIFIIMFCNRDNTQYYKAALITRATFSTVNRIFSRVEKTSNFSASSKIALIGTLPNKVLKLETNSPFDELNSGYSGNFVGLSRPNQSHKFSMIMSLLGYKINHISTTDEFIRASTKALSMPIYPAEGSVAADGDLVVIKLNEPKMSINPTSLDQGKYIFEFTPFSKIRDLEYTWLVVNVTKKQARRISTNVPKLNITFESTGETCYIIGAYREKGTEVFMESTPYWFIVN
- a CDS encoding class I SAM-dependent methyltransferase, with product MHIYDEIFFDYIESGSLASADEIIPILIDTLSPRSILDVGCGRGAWCSKWIEHGIQDTYGVDGEYVSKDKLKFLNEHFITKNLASSFNLGRKYDLVVSLEVAEHIPEVDSDMFIHNLVQHGKVILFSAATPAIDHLLFAVQIWAV
- the asnB gene encoding asparagine synthase (glutamine-hydrolyzing), whose product is MCGIAGYIGREIISKRRMDHCLSVMDRRGPDGTGTYSHSFGKDRHVCLLHSRLSIIDLDMRSAQPFKIGQDILTFNGELYNYKELSKSLEQNGFNPKTESDTEILLAQLSINGMESIDACEGMWAFAKYNERSGELILCRDRFGEKPLYIYDNGQGIFFASEVKFITALSGREFKADITHIQRFLVNGYKSLYKSGKCFYEDITELSPASFMRIDTAGQKNIKSYWKPQFTPNETMTYEEAVSTTREKLINSVKLRLRADVPLAFCMSGGVDSNSLISIAKKELNYDVHGFTIVSKDARYAEEELVNEVKKTLGVKHTAIPLCTDGFLEGMRNLVRYHDAPIYTISYYVHGLLMKAIAGNGYKVSISGTAADEIFSGYYDHYSLHIAQMYIENAKHGLYEETLKNWERHIKPIVRNPVLQDPLVFVNNENERTHIYLNNDVFAQFLKDDFSEEFSEQKYCADTMRSRMLNELCYEAIPVILHEDDMNAMYRSIENRSPFLDRNLVDFCNTIPTRHLIRDGYNKKVLRDAMKGIVPDSIIECRRKVGFNASILELLDVKNKAVREQLLDDSPIFDVIKKEKIERLLQEETLSNSYSKFLFSFLSCKMFLEE
- a CDS encoding NAD-dependent epimerase/dehydratase family protein — translated: MRSEIKGSSILVTGGAGFIGSHLVDRLLDMQAKEVVIIDNLFLGSEENLESAICRGAVLYKDDAEFATSLEYIFERHDIDIVFNCATKALNYSFMNPANSFETNTKVAINLLELQRKNSFKTLCHFSTSEVYGTAVYEPMDEAHPKNPTTLYAAGKAAADLAVETYVRMYDLDAFIVRPFNNYGPRQNYKGPMAGVIPITAYRILNGIPLEIHGSGRQSRDFIYVHDTVDAIINVFPLLGAGESVNISTHHQVAIGDLIKLVADKMDYTGEILQKPARNSDVLCHNASNEKLCGMIDYNLTSFEEGLEKTLQWYVNRIVKIGYSCVPR
- a CDS encoding glycosyltransferase family 2 protein codes for the protein MKKGKPTLAIIIPCYNEEETLPLAFEKLNKLLENLVTQQIISQKSFLFFVDDGSKDKTWEMIHSANFVNHSIRGLKLSTNAGHQNALLAGMSSVCEEIDCIISIDADLQDDIYAIPKMLEFFREGNDIVYGVRSDRKTDSFFKRKTAEWFYSLAGKIGIEIKPNHADFRLMSRRA